The following coding sequences are from one uncultured Cohaesibacter sp. window:
- a CDS encoding PleD family two-component system response regulator, producing the protein MSARVLVVDDIPANVKLLEARLSAEYFDVLCANSGAEALEILASNMVDIVLLDIMMPEMDGFEVCRRIKANPQTLHIPVIMVTALDQLSDRVAGLQAGADDFLTKPVNDLALIARVKSLVRVKMMTDELRSRAYTSEQMGIDSSDIMKRLMHHDGGQILLVDDARSSSDRIRKQLIGQFDLFLENESASALRRCSDQEFDCLLINLDMRTFDPLRLCAQVRSIESSRLVPILILAQEADQKRIMRAFDLGVNDYICQPVDRNELLARLRTQILRKRYTDALRDSIQHTMELAIMDGLTKLYNRRYMTSHLNSLLVSSRERLKPLSVLLMDIDFFKSVNDTHGHDAGDEVLQEFSQRMRKNTRGIDLVCRYGGEEFVVIMPDTDHALAQVVAERIRKKVCEKPFIIHKGRQMIDVTVSIGLASSLQGQETQDVLLKQADEALYQAKHDGRNRVVAAQTSAA; encoded by the coding sequence ATGTCCGCACGCGTTCTTGTCGTTGATGACATTCCTGCGAATGTCAAGCTTCTCGAGGCTCGTCTGTCTGCTGAATATTTTGATGTTCTTTGTGCCAATAGTGGTGCCGAGGCTCTGGAGATTCTGGCCAGCAACATGGTCGATATCGTCCTGCTGGATATCATGATGCCGGAAATGGACGGGTTTGAAGTCTGTCGCAGGATCAAGGCTAATCCACAAACCCTGCATATTCCGGTCATTATGGTGACTGCCCTTGATCAGCTCAGTGATAGAGTGGCCGGGCTTCAGGCTGGGGCTGATGATTTCCTGACAAAGCCGGTTAATGATTTGGCGCTCATCGCGCGTGTGAAGAGCCTTGTGCGCGTGAAGATGATGACGGATGAACTGCGCTCTCGTGCCTATACTTCGGAACAGATGGGCATAGATAGCAGCGATATCATGAAACGGCTCATGCACCATGACGGTGGGCAAATCCTGTTGGTTGATGATGCCCGCTCCAGTTCGGATCGTATCCGAAAGCAACTGATCGGGCAATTTGATCTGTTTCTGGAAAATGAATCCGCCTCGGCCCTGCGCAGGTGCTCGGATCAGGAATTTGACTGTCTGCTGATCAATCTTGATATGCGTACTTTCGACCCCTTGCGCTTATGCGCGCAAGTGCGCTCTATCGAGTCGTCACGTCTGGTGCCCATTCTTATCCTGGCTCAGGAAGCAGATCAGAAGCGGATCATGCGGGCCTTTGATCTCGGTGTGAATGACTATATTTGCCAGCCTGTTGATCGAAATGAACTGTTGGCCCGTCTTCGGACGCAGATTTTGCGCAAGCGTTATACGGACGCTCTTCGCGATTCCATTCAGCATACGATGGAATTGGCAATCATGGATGGGCTCACCAAACTCTATAATCGTCGTTATATGACATCGCATCTGAACTCGCTTCTTGTGTCCTCACGGGAAAGGCTGAAGCCTCTTTCTGTCTTGTTGATGGATATCGACTTCTTCAAATCCGTCAACGATACCCACGGCCATGATGCCGGAGATGAAGTCTTGCAGGAATTTTCTCAACGCATGAGAAAGAATACCCGCGGGATCGATCTTGTTTGTCGCTATGGTGGCGAGGAGTTCGTCGTGATCATGCCTGATACTGACCATGCATTGGCTCAGGTTGTTGCAGAGCGTATTCGCAAGAAGGTCTGCGAGAAGCCGTTTATCATTCATAAGGGCCGACAGATGATCGATGTAACCGTTTCAATCGGATTGGCTTCAAGTCTTCAGGGGCAGGAAACTCAAGACGTGCTTTTGAAACAGGCAGACGAGGCCTTGTATCAGGCCAAGCATGATGGCCGTAATCGTGTGGTGGCTGCGCAGACGAGTGCAGCATAG
- the rpmG gene encoding 50S ribosomal protein L33 → MAKATTIKIRLVSTADTGYFYVTKKNSRTMTEKMVKRKYDPVAKKHVEFKEAKIK, encoded by the coding sequence ATGGCTAAGGCAACAACAATTAAAATCCGTCTGGTCAGCACCGCTGACACGGGTTACTTTTACGTCACCAAGAAAAATTCCCGCACCATGACCGAAAAAATGGTCAAGCGGAAATATGATCCGGTGGCTAAAAAACACGTCGAGTTCAAGGAAGCCAAAATTAAATAA
- a CDS encoding NUDIX hydrolase, whose amino-acid sequence MMRHPDNIKIHQELTANAESSYDATLPKVRPKDAATLIILDHSHAKPKLLMGRRHMRHRFMPGKFVFPGGRLDAADRHVPFASDLHPGVMEKLRSYAKNGSSDKRMRGLAVCAIRETYEEAGLFIADQGTSAKLKGEDWQAFKQRSLLPSLASLRLIGRAITPPGRTRRFDTRFFAIDARRIADRLSEGTGPSGELVDLHWLSIDDAHRLDLPRITKEILHELDRRLQSDPELRPESPTPFFFMRGKAMVRAEI is encoded by the coding sequence ATGATGAGGCATCCGGACAACATCAAGATTCATCAGGAACTCACGGCAAATGCCGAGAGTTCTTATGACGCAACTCTGCCCAAGGTGCGCCCCAAGGATGCGGCAACACTCATCATCCTCGATCATAGTCACGCCAAACCCAAATTGCTGATGGGCCGTCGCCACATGCGCCATCGTTTCATGCCCGGCAAATTCGTCTTCCCCGGAGGGCGTCTGGACGCCGCAGACAGGCATGTACCGTTCGCCAGTGATTTGCACCCCGGTGTTATGGAAAAGCTGCGCAGCTACGCCAAGAATGGCTCCAGCGACAAGCGCATGCGCGGTCTGGCGGTATGCGCCATTCGCGAAACCTACGAAGAGGCAGGCCTGTTCATTGCCGACCAAGGCACATCCGCGAAACTCAAGGGTGAAGACTGGCAAGCTTTCAAACAAAGGAGCTTGCTACCCTCCCTTGCCTCTCTGCGCCTCATCGGCAGAGCCATCACGCCGCCAGGGCGAACACGACGATTTGACACTCGTTTCTTTGCCATTGATGCCAGGCGCATAGCCGATCGTCTGTCGGAAGGGACTGGCCCATCCGGTGAGTTGGTAGATCTGCATTGGCTCTCCATTGACGATGCCCATCGGCTGGATTTGCCGCGCATCACCAAAGAGATTCTTCATGAACTCGACAGGCGTCTGCAATCGGACCCTGAATTGCGCCCCGAAAGCCCAACTCCATTCTTTTTCATGCGGGGAAAAGCCATGGTACGAGCAGAAATATGA